A single genomic interval of Penicillium psychrofluorescens genome assembly, chromosome: 2 harbors:
- a CDS encoding uncharacterized protein (ID:PFLUO_003926-T1.cds;~source:funannotate): MSASETDSLSLGDISSGRSFHEMTPEIEQPALAPADRGKAAWLMLASICLIQLPVWGFSLAFGVFQEYYYTHDVLEGSKGDLAAVGTTSTGVIYLLSPVTFTLLTRYPRLQYYCAPAGIVITVLGSLLSSFATEVWHLIATQGVMCAIGNALMFSPSSLYLDQWFVRRKGLALGVMWAAKSLSGVAMPFVASACLDNFGSKTTLRAWTVTALVTSLMALPFMKPRIPVSPSASARPLDLSFLKLTTFWMLQAGNVIQSFGYFLPATYLPSYSTATVGLSQTTGTLLVSLFNATSVAGGIAVGMLCDRFSVTNIMLLSSVGSALSVILFWGMAGSEDPGSSQTAMGLLITFSICYGFFAGGFSSTWSGVITQIKRDSSPSLETGLVFGLLAGGRGIGNVISGPLSTALIQKGSLTAGHGHSDTGFGTEYGTLILFTGITAFFGAWSWMWRYISTGVRLVV, encoded by the exons ATGAGTGCTTCAGAAACCGATTCTTTGTCTCTGGGTGACATCTCATCCGGCCGATCATTTCATGAAATGACTCCCGAGATCGAACAGCCCGCATTAGCGCCAGCTGACAGAGGCAAAGCTGCCTGGCTGATGCTGGCTTCGATTTGTCTCATTCAATTGCCCGTATGGG GCTTCTCGCTTGCCTTTGGTGTCTTTCAGGAATACTACTACACCCATGACGTGCTAGAAGGAAGCAAAGGCGACCTGGCGGCAGTGGGAACTACCTCTACT GGCGTCATATATCTGCTCTCCCCCGTCACTTTCACGCTGTTGACTCGGTATCCGCGTCTTCAGTACTACTGTGCTCCCGCGGGTATTGTTATCACCGTTCTCGGGTCATTGCTTTCCTCCTTCGCCACTGAGGTGTGGCATTTAATCGCTACTCAGGGTGTTATGTGcgccattggcaatgcgCTCATGTTCAGCCCGTCATCACTTTATCTCGATCAATGGTTTGTGCGCCGGAAAGGCCTCGCGCTTGGGGTCATGTGGGCTGCAAAGAGTCTTTCTGGGGTGGCGATGCCCTTCGTTGCCAGTGCTTGTCTGGACAATTTTGGTTCGAAAACTACACTGAGGGCATGGACTGTCACCGCG TTAGTGACTTCACTCATGGCTTTGCCATTCATGAAGCCGCGGATACCAGTCTCGCCATCTGCGTCCGCCCGTCCCCTGGACCTCAGCTTCTTGAAACTGACCACTTTCTGGATGTTACAAGCAGGAAATGTCATCCAGAGCTTCGGATACTTCCTGCCCGCGACATATCTCCCTTCTTACTCCACTGCTACAGTCGGTCTGTCCCAGACGACTGGCACATTGCTCGTGTCGCTCTTCAACGCGACGTCCGTTGCCGGCGGTATTGCAGTGGGGATGCTCTGCGATCGCTTCTCTGTAACAAACATTATGCTTCTGTCATCTGTGGGGTCGGCTCTGTCTGTGATACTCTTCTGGGGCATGGCAGGGTCTGAGGACCCTGGTTCATCGCAAACAGCGATGGGCCTCCTCATCACGTTCTCCATTTGTTATGGCTTTTTCGCCGGCGGGTTCAGCTCTACCTGGTCTGGTGTCATTACCCAGATCAAGCGTGATTCTTCACCATCCTTGGAGACAGGATTGGTCTTTGGCCTTCTGGCTGGGGGCCGGGGCATTGGGAATGTTATCAGTGGACCACTGAGCACGGCGCTGATCCAAAAGGGCTCTCTTACTGCTGGTCATGGCCATAGTGATACTGGATTTGGCACTGAGTATGGAACTCTCATTCTCTTCACGGGCATCACGGCATTTTTTGGTGCGTGGAGCTGGATGTGGCGGTATATCAGCACTGGGGTGCGCCTGGTCGTTTGA